ACTCGGAGGTGCCCATCTTCCATAACGCTTCGCGGCCATCTTCCGCATACTCGCAGACGAACCCTTCTTTCTCAAGAAAAAAACGCAGATTGAGCCGGGTCAGACTGTCGTCATCGACAAGCAAAGCTCGCAGTTGTTTCTGTTTCATGGTCAACGGCTGTCCGGGTAAGTTGATTTCAAAATCCTGAATGGCCAGTCACCGTGCAGAAAAGTGCCCAGTGCAGACGCGTAAATCAAACTACGGATAATCGGTACTATTGATGTCTGCGCACGTAATCCAACATCGCAGCAGACCGATTTGCCACGAATCCGGGGCTTCCGTTGGTTGCCCCTAATTGGATTGGTGGCGCAGACCTCAATAATAGGAGGTCGTCGGTTACTGTTTGGTGCATTAGGTTGTCCCAGTGACTGAATTTCGCCAACGATTCGAGATGCGGATACACTGCTCGAACTCGCTTTTCAGGGGCTTAATCGCATCTTTGGCGGTTGAAAGTTCGGCAATCGCCCCCAACTCTTCCATGTGGCACGATAACTTGTGAAGATGCTTGGCCCCCACAATCGAAGCCATCCCGGCGATTTGATGCGCTCGATCGGCCACCCCCTTCGCGTCCTCGACTTGAAGATGGTGTTCGAGTTGCTGAATGTGCGTCTGACCGTCGCGGGTGAACGTTTCTAGCAGCGAACTCATGAAGTTCACATCATCCAGGCATTGGTCTAACAGCGAGTCGATATCGATCGCCGGCGCGGCTTGTTCTTCCATAGCGTTTGGGGCGGTCTCCACAGCGGACGGGGCTTGGCTGTCGATATGCCGACTAAGAACTTCCCAGAACTGAACCCGCGTGTACGGTTTGGAAAGGTAGTCGTCCATGCCTGCATCAAGGCAGCGCTGCCGATCACCCCGGAACGCATTGGCCGTCAGCCCGATAATGGGGAGTCGCACAGATTGCTGGCTTGCTTGTTCCCACTGGCGAATCTTCTGCGTGGCTTCAAAGCCGTCCATTTCAGGCATCTGGCAATCCATCAACACCAGATCGAACCGCTCGGAGGTGGCTCGTTCCAGAGCTTCGATTCCATTAAACGCAATCGTGCAATGCCAACCTCCGCGAGTCAGGATTTCACGAATGAAAAGTTGATTGGTTGCGTTGTCCTCGGCCACCAACACGTGGCAGGTCTTGGTTTGTTGCGGCGCAGGTAGATCGGTTGTTGGTGGGGTCGGCTTCTCCTTGTTCAAACGTGGCGTCCGCGTCTGCTCGCTAGGGGAAGGAGATTCGATGACCGGTAGCACCAACGTAAAGTAGAATCGCGAGCCAACCTCTGGCTGACTTTCCACTTGAATGTTCCCGCCCATCGCTTGCACCAATTGCTGGCAGATACTCAGACCCAGGCCGGTGCCGCCAAAGCGACGACTGGTCGAGCTGTCGGCTTGCATGAAGGGTTGAAACAGCTTGTCGAGGCAATCGGCAGAAATCCCGATCCCCGTGTCTTCCACGCTGAAGGATAGTTCGATTTGCCTTTCCATCTGACGTTTCGCTTCCACCGTCAAAGTCACCTCGCCAGCGGGAGTAAACTTGATGGCATTGCCGATCAGGTTAAGCAGAACCTGGCACAGCCGATGACTATCCCCTTCCACGATCAACTTCTGCGTCGAGTCCCACCGGCACGTGAGGGTGATCGCTTGGTTGGCCGCGCGGGCATGCATCGTTTGCACCACGTCTTCTAACATGGCCGAAAGATCAAAAGCGTGATAACTCAGTTCGAGCCGCCCTTTCTCGATTTTCGAAACATCGAGCACATTGTTGATCAACGCCAGCAGCGCGTTCCCACTGGAACAACAACAGTTGACGAACTTCTGTTGATCTTCGTCGAGCTCGGTATCGGCCAAAAGCTCGGTCATGGCGATCACACCACTTAGCGGCGTGCGTAGTTCGTGGGTGATGGTTGCCAGGAAATCGCTTTTGGCCTGGTTCGCTTTTTCGGCCAGTTCTTTCGCTTCCTTCATTGCTTGGCGCGCGGCCCTTTGGTTGGTGATATCTAACACAAAGCAAAGGTAAAGCCCTTCTTCCGCGTCCAGATTCGTCACACCAATCATCGCCGGAACACGAGAGCCATCGGGACGCTCGAACTCGGCTTCCCAAGCTCGATGCTGCTGGGTCATCGAGGTCGTCTTCCAGGCGTCGGCATGGATGCTGCCGCGCGACTCAGGCGTGACAAGGTCGTGCCAGCATATCGCTTGATTTTCCAATTCTTGCCGCGAGAAGCCAAGGATTCGCAACATCTCGTTATTGGCTTGCCCCACTTTGCCATCCAGGGAAGACGTCATGATCCCCACAATGTTCGCTTGCAATAAGCTGTCGAAACGCTTCTTACTGCTTTGCAGAGCACGTTCGAGTTGCTTTTGCGCCGAGATGTCTCGCCCAATCGATGCCGCGCCAAAGATTTGGTCTTGCGCGTCGTAGAGCGGAAAGAGCGAAAGCGAAATATCTCGGAGCGTTCCATCTTTACAAACGCGAATCGTTTCGAAGTTCTCGATCGAGGTACCCTGGGCGATCTGTCCAAGCAGTTCGTGCACCTCCGAACGCCGATCTTCCGGCACAATCAAAGTCACCGTCTGGCCAATTGCTTCTTCGGCCGTGTAACCGTATAACCGTTCCGCGCCGCGATTCCAGCTAGAAATTACCCCTTCGCTTTCCTTGCTGAAGATCGCATCGCTACTGCAATCGATGATAGAAGCCAGGATCTTACGGCGACCAATTTCGTCGGCCAGTTGTTGGTTCAAAGCCACCACATCGGGCAAGGCCAGCGCTTTGGGCAGGATCGGCAGCAGGGCGATTAGCGTGGCCAGAGAAACCAACGCCGTGAGTAATTTAATAAGCCCTGTGAAGCGATACGCTGGCCACCAGAACATCACCGCTTCCATCAGGTGCCCGCTGCCGCACAGCAGGATAAATGCCGCGAACAAGCACAGCAAGAATGGAAAGGGAACGGTTGGCCGCTTCGCCAAAAACACTAATAACGCCAGCGGTATCGCAAAGTAAACCGCCGCGATGGCCCCATCTGAGAGAATATGCAGCCAGCCTAAATCAGCCGACCAGTTCCCACAATTCCACCGAGCCGGGAAGTCGCTGGTATCGAACAAATGACTGAAATAGTGAACCGGACCTTCCATGGCCGCATTGGTCGGTTGCGTGGCGGCACCAGGCAGAGGACAGCTCTGGCAGTCCTGCGTTTCTGCTAAGGTGGTTGCCGTGAGCGTGCCAAGCACGAAACATGCGAAGAACGTGCTCAGAGTAAAAGCCTTCAACCTTACCACCTTCAATTAGGAACTCGCTGCCAATCGTGCAGAGCGACCACCGGAAGCTCCGCAGTTCGTAAGCAGAACACCCCTGACCAAGTCTAGGTTATGTGCGCAGACATCAACCATAGGTCAGGTTGCTGATCGCTTAGCCAGCCACGCGCAGAGAATAGCCGCGATGCCCCCGCCCTTCCATCGTCTGGCAATGGAAAAGCAGGGCATGCTCAATTGAAAGATACATCACACGCTGCTTACTCAAGGTGTGGATACCCGAGTATCGTGGGTGTGCTTGTAAGGATAGAAACTCTGAAAGGGGTCATACCGTACAAGGTGTTCCCCCTTCGAGAGCCATGGTTCGCTTCGCAGGCGGTTGCTTGGCTGCTTCGGATGCAAGTTACTCAGATCGGAGCCGCGCGGGGGCGTTCCGGCAGC
This window of the Bremerella cremea genome carries:
- a CDS encoding PAS domain S-box protein — translated: MKAFTLSTFFACFVLGTLTATTLAETQDCQSCPLPGAATQPTNAAMEGPVHYFSHLFDTSDFPARWNCGNWSADLGWLHILSDGAIAAVYFAIPLALLVFLAKRPTVPFPFLLCLFAAFILLCGSGHLMEAVMFWWPAYRFTGLIKLLTALVSLATLIALLPILPKALALPDVVALNQQLADEIGRRKILASIIDCSSDAIFSKESEGVISSWNRGAERLYGYTAEEAIGQTVTLIVPEDRRSEVHELLGQIAQGTSIENFETIRVCKDGTLRDISLSLFPLYDAQDQIFGAASIGRDISAQKQLERALQSSKKRFDSLLQANIVGIMTSSLDGKVGQANNEMLRILGFSRQELENQAICWHDLVTPESRGSIHADAWKTTSMTQQHRAWEAEFERPDGSRVPAMIGVTNLDAEEGLYLCFVLDITNQRAARQAMKEAKELAEKANQAKSDFLATITHELRTPLSGVIAMTELLADTELDEDQQKFVNCCCSSGNALLALINNVLDVSKIEKGRLELSYHAFDLSAMLEDVVQTMHARAANQAITLTCRWDSTQKLIVEGDSHRLCQVLLNLIGNAIKFTPAGEVTLTVEAKRQMERQIELSFSVEDTGIGISADCLDKLFQPFMQADSSTSRRFGGTGLGLSICQQLVQAMGGNIQVESQPEVGSRFYFTLVLPVIESPSPSEQTRTPRLNKEKPTPPTTDLPAPQQTKTCHVLVAEDNATNQLFIREILTRGGWHCTIAFNGIEALERATSERFDLVLMDCQMPEMDGFEATQKIRQWEQASQQSVRLPIIGLTANAFRGDRQRCLDAGMDDYLSKPYTRVQFWEVLSRHIDSQAPSAVETAPNAMEEQAAPAIDIDSLLDQCLDDVNFMSSLLETFTRDGQTHIQQLEHHLQVEDAKGVADRAHQIAGMASIVGAKHLHKLSCHMEELGAIAELSTAKDAIKPLKSEFEQCIRISNRWRNSVTGTT